The following DNA comes from Meles meles chromosome 8, mMelMel3.1 paternal haplotype, whole genome shotgun sequence.
TGAGATAGATCATAGATATTTTCTACTATGCTTTCTCCTGAAGTGTTTAGACTTTTAGGTATTACATTTACATCTATGATCCATTGCTGGTGAAGTTACAGTTTGACattcaatattttatataattgcaTCTAATTAGTCCATCATCATTTGTTGAAAGGTCTAGTCTTTTTCAacaaatgaccttttttttttttgccttgtggAAAATGTATTATTCATACATGTGTGGGTACATTTCTGGTCTAccaattttgtttcattgatctgtttctcAATTTTTATACCAGTGCCACACCCTTTTAACACTGTagctttggaatagagcttgaGATCCATTAGTATTTGCCAGTGTTTTTATTCCAACTGTGTTTCTCTTTGCAAGTTTGTTGAGCTAGTCTAGTTCTTTgcatttctctctgtattttaatttcagcTTCCCAATGCCTACCAAAAAATAATGACTGCTTAGGTTTCTATTTGAGTTTCATTGAATCTATAAGTACATTTGAGAAAGtttgatattttaacaatattgaatctttCAGAAATAAACATGGCATATTTCTCACTTATTTACATCTTTCTTAGTGTCTTATAGCAATATTTCTTAACGTTCTGTACatgcatttttcatatttaagtattttacagTTTTGATACATTTGtaggagatattttaaaattccatttctaggggtgtctgggtggtttggttggttaaacatctgacttctgatttttggctcaggttgtgatctcagcattgtgataGTGAGCTTTGTGCTGGGCTCCACAATCAGCGTgggatctgcttgagagtctctctgcTTCGCCCCTacattctttctgtctttcaaataaataagtaaagaaagaaatatcccatttctaatttttccttgGTAATTTATAgaattaaacattattttgtgTACTGATCCTCTTTTTGAAATGATGCTAAATTCACTTTTCAATTCAGTAACTGTTTTCTATAGATTCCAATAGATTTCTGCCTTCACCATCTTGTCAGTTTATCAATAAACACAGTTTTATTATCTCCTTTTCAATCTGGacactttctaattatttttttccttgccatATTTTGTTGAATACTAACGTCAGCACAATGTGGAACAGAATCAGAAAGAAGAGTCctccttgctttgttcctgatctGATGGCAAtgcatttcactttttaaatatggTGTATGATATCCACTGTAGGTTTTCATCAATGCTCTTTTGCAGTTTTAGTAAGCCCCATTTAATACCAGCATGGCCaaagtgtttgcttttttttttttaaggttttcaaatatactcctttaaaaaaaaattacattttaagtaaagtttttgtttttaatagatatTGACATTTCATTTAATGCTAGTATGGTCAAAGTTTTTACTTTTACTGGATTTTGAAACTattaaatgttttgaattttttttcaaatttcattactttttaaatgaaacaattttttccatttcttttttttttaagattttatttgtttatttgaaagagagagagggggcgcctgggtggctcagtggtttaagctgctgccttcggctcgggtcatgatctcagggtcctgggatcgagtcccgcatcgggctctctgctcggcagggagcctgcttccctctctctctctctctgactgcctctctgcctacttgtgatctctctctgtcaaaataaataaataaaacctttaaaaaaaaaaaagaaagagagagagaataggaacatgaaagtgaggaggggcagagggaaagggaaaagctgagtggggagtctgacaGGGTTctttattccaggaccctgagatcattacctgaacagaaggcagatgcttaactgactgagccacccaggttccccccccacctttttaaaattttttctagttttttaatgtggtgattttatttttaaattttaaatcatctGTACATTTCTGGAATAAGCCTAATATGGTGCCTTATTGTCTTTACACACTGCTAGATTCCATTTGCCAAAATTCttattacaattcttttttttttttaagattttttttatttatttatttgacagagagagatcacaagtagacagagaggcaggcagagagagagagggaagcaggcccgctgccgccgagcagagagcccgatgcgggactcgaccccaggaccccgagatcatgacccgagtggaaggcagtggcccaaaccactgagccacccaggcgcccctcttattaTAATTCTTGCATAAGTGATCATGACTGATACTGATCTGTTCTTTTCTTGTCTTCGGATGCTTTTAATTTGGTATCAGGAGAAAGTGCtcctcaaagaaaattaaatttcatttcagttttctagaagaaaatatataattggTTACCTCATTTTCCCTAAGCACTTAGAATTCCCCTGTTAAGACTCCCAGGCATGATTTTAGATTAGTGAGagttatttttcatatgtatttcCATACTGagatccatttcttttttttttttaagatttatttatttgacagatagagattacaagtaggcagagaggcaggcagagagagagagagagagaggaggaagcaggctccccgctaagcagagagcccgatgcggggctcgatcccaggaccctgggatcatgacctgagccgaaggcagaggctttaacccgctgagccacccaggcgccgcctgAGATCCATTTCATCTTGGATTTTTTATACAGTATTTCTTAGTGTccacatacataaaaatgtattatgtaCCCTTCTTAGTTTCCTAAActaaaacacagatttttttctaaagattttatttatttatttgacagagagccagacaacaagagaaggaacacagcaggggcagtgggagaggaagaagtaggcttcctgctgggcagggagcctgacatggggctagatcccaggaccctgagccaaaggcagacacttaattactGAACCAACCAGGAACCGCAAAACATGGACATTTTTTTATAGGCACCCTTAGTATCTTCAAATTTTTTGTactttctacattttaaattttgttaatttttctgaATCATCATggcataatatataaaattctaatatTCTTCATGATTTCATACAAAAAATTCAGTTATGTGccaattctttattttatgaatttttccatcttatggaaaaatattaaactttctgaaataatttaatattGAAATAGAGACTAacgtttaaaataaaatatattattaaaatttgtaaatttcaatatattttattttctttctggtttatCATTTGAGAGATGATGAAAGGTCCAACAAGATTGATTTTAGAGGTAGGATAGTGAGTTATGTTgagttattttatgttttcaaatcCAGATATTggagacttttattttcttctattataaAAGTCATAGTTATTCACTGAAGATAATTTGGGGAAATATATAACCAAAATATTAGTTTAGACCTTTTCAAATACCTTAGCAGCCACCAAAAACTTGTGTTTGCTCCtagaaagcaaaatattttcttacattgaTACTCGCAAAGTTCATACTCAGTATATGTTTCTCTCAgtaatgaaaaaattatataaatgcatTAGTAAGAGTTATCTTCACATAAAAGTATACATATAGTGGGTTTTCATTCTAATGAATAAGTTTTATTCAAATTTTACTGATTACACGGAAAATTGTATTCCATAATGGAGGACAGATGAAACAGCCAAGTATCTCTGTGATGTAAATGATGATAAAATGTGCTAAAAATAACTAAAGTAAAAATTTAGAAGGGTTAGGAGGAAGTTTTCCAGAAGATATAACATATACTAATGGAAATTGTTTCATATCTTACTAAACTTTCACTAGAAATATAGTATAGATCAAATTTTGGGATTATCTCTTTTTGCTTCCTATTGAAGGATAATCAAATCAATTCAGTGAAACGACAGAccctaataaaaatattttacacatttctACGAATCAATTTTGAGGAAAATCACCCCCTGAAAAAAGCAAGAAACTTAATTCAACATAGAGTAGACAGCTTatgaaaactaattttaaatatgtattcttatttttcagagagaagaaagtgtAACAATCCCATTAGACAAAAATAAGCAATTAGAAATCAAGATCCCAATACAACGTAAAATCAAACATCAAAAATTGGAAGCTTCTATGCTATACCTCAAGAAATTTatctttttggggcgcctgggtggctcagtggattaagccactgccttcggctcaggtcatgatctcagggtcctgggatcgagccccacatcgggctctctgctccgcggggagcctgcttcctcctctctctctgcctgcctctctgcctacttgtgatctctctctctctgtcaaataaataaataaaatctaaaaaaaaaaaagaaaaagaaatttatctttttttcctccaactttattgaggtacaaGTGACATATAGCAACTGTAAGGTATAtgatgtgttgatttgatacacttatgtACTACAATATGATTACAATTTAGCATTAGCTAATGTCTCCATCATGTTACATAAGTACcatcttttttttgtggtgaggacATTTAAGATTTACTGTCTTAGGAACATTAAGGTAATTAATGGAGTACTGTTAACCGTAATCaagaaaatttatgtttttttttttaagattttatttatttgacagagagatcacaagtagacagagaggcaagcagagagagagagaagcaggctccctgcttagcagagagcccgatgtgggactcaatcccaggcccctgagatcatgacctgagctgaaggcagcggcttaacccactgagccacccaggtgccccaagaaaatttatgtttttaaagattttatttatttgacagagtgatcacaagtacgcagagaggcaggcagagacagagagagaggaagcaggctccctgctgagcagagagcccaacgcaggactcgatcccaggaccctgaaatcatgacctgaactgaaggcagatgctttaacccactgagccacccaggtgccccaagaaaatttATCTTAATTTGTATATCCACTGGTATAAAGAAGTGGACTGATTAAGACAAATGACATGTTGCACTGATATTGTGAGTAACTGAGTTGCTAATTATGTTGTTAATGGGTTTTCTAGGGCTCCTAAGCAAATGCATTGATGAGgagagcaggaccctgagatccctcCACATGGTACTGGAGCTTTTGAGCAAATTCACATGACTGATGACTTCCAATCACTTCCAATCACACTGACCCTCCTTGAAACCACAATAAGTGTGAGTTCAACACATGCCATAAAAAGAGTATAAAGacaggtgactgggtggctcagtcattaagtgtctgccttcagctcaggtcatgatcccagagtcctgggatcaagtccctcatggggccccttgctccgcagggagcctgcttcttcatctccGTTTCCCTTTACTCCTCCCCTCCTgctcaagcacacacacacacactctctctctcaaataaataaataaataaataaataaataaataaatatgatttttaaaaaagaagagtataAAGGCTACAAAGGAAGAATGAATTTATACAAACATACATGCACATGCACAATCACTCACACAGACACTGGGTGATTTATTCTATTAATTGAGAATAACACTAGAATCATCTGATCTCCCTTTTAGTGCTTTCCATTCTTCCTCACCCGCCATGGCATGCCCACTCTCTTACCTGCTCTTATGGTCTATGATGTCTTAACCAACTCAACTGTACTATAAATTGTAcctaattattatatttataatttatctcTTCCCCTCAAGAAAAGCAAGTATTTTTCCTGTTCTGTTTACTAATATATTTATAGCACATAGAATTGTGACTGGCACATAGAAGAGAACCTCTTCATGTTTGTTGAACTCATTTgtgtttatcattatttataGACACATACAGAACAAATTTTGAAGCCCATAACCTATTTAAGGAGACGGTATCCTAtatatactttaagaaaaaagattgcAGAGTTTTTTCCACATTGTTTGTCTTGcatattttacatctttgttCCTCAAGCTATAGATCAAGGGATTCAGCATGGGGATAATGAGAGTATAAAATATTGATGCCACTTTATCAGTGTCAAAGGAATGACTGGACTCAGGTTGCACATACATAAATATCAAAGTCCCATAGAACACTGTGGCCACTGTCAGGTGGGACCCACAGGTGGAAAACGCCTTGTGCCTACCCTCAGCTGAGTTCATCCTGATGATGGCTACCAGGATCAGCAGGTAAGACACAAGAACTATCAGAAgggagaaaatcaaattaaagCCTGCTAAGACCAGAATGATCAATTCAATTTCATGTGTATTTGAGCAGAGCAAAGATAACAAGGGGAGACTATCACAATAGAAATGACTGATGACATTGTAGCCACAGAAGAATGAACTAAAAATCTTGATGGTGACTAGAAGAGACACAAATGTGCTGTAGAGGTAGGGGACTGCCACCAGCACATAACACACCCTTTGGGACATGATGACAGGGTAGAGCAGAGGGTTACAGATGGCTGcatagcggtcataggacatTGCTGACAGAATGAACAGCTCACTAATGATGAATACAAGAAAGAAAGCTAGTTGTACAGCACAAGAACAGTAAGAGATTGTATTTTGACCCACAACAAAATTTACTAACATTTTGGGACCCACAGCTGTTGAATAACCAAGATCAGTAAAAGCCAGGTGTTTGAgaaagaagtacatgggtgtTTGGAGCCTGGAGTCCATCTCGGTGAGGATGATCATGCCCAGGTTGCCCACCACTGAGATCAAATAGATGATAAGGAAGAGCCCAAATAATGGAAACTGCAGGTCAGGACGGTGTGTGATTCCCATGAGAATAAATTCATTCAGCACTGTCTGATTGTGTTTTTCCATCCAGGTTTATTGAAACATCTATTCTGAATAAAGACATTATCATATTCAACAGATTTCATGCATTAACTCCTGGGAGATATTTTAGTATggcaaattattataaataatatacatcCAAACTTTCCAGTTTAGGATATCGGAAAACAAATCTGTTCCCTACAAATACTACTATCTTatgtggagaaagaaagagaaatggaaatagatGAGCAGTTCTCAACTGGATCCATTTTACTCCACGAAGGAGATTTTCCAGTGTCTAGAGatgttttggttgtcacaactgggagcTGGGATGCTCCTGACTTCTAATGGTTAAATACCTGTTAAGCAGCTATATATCTTATTATAACCAGTATCTAGTCCATAACAGTATTCAACCAGGAATAACAACAGTAAGAGAGTTAAGACACTCTGATGATATAGTTAGATAATtgatagagagatgatagatgatagataaatagatagctGATAGATTGATCAATATGGatactaaagcaaaaataataaacaagtTAAAACTTTAGGGATTAGAAATGTCGGTGAtcgtttttctattctttaaatattctatCATTTATATGGCATAATCgcaaaataacatttataaaatacatcattCATATGACCTAATACCTATGTCaattatgtaataaaaattaaagccacAAACTCCCCAAATGCATAAAACCCACTTCTCAAAATGTAGTCTTAGGAAAGATATGCCAACCAGTGAAACTGGCAAGAAAGTTGACATACTTGACAGATATTTGATAAGTGTATGAATAAGAAAAGCATGACAGACCACAGTGGGAATTATTTTTATGGTGAAGCATACCAGGAGATACAGTTTCTGCTGTATTTAATTTATAGTATATACAAAGGGTGAATTTGGGCAAAACGTGTAGGTTATGTAAAAATCTTTAGTCTCTCATATATAAAACTGACATTTCCTTGAAGAGTTTTTGGGTAGGATAAGTGAAGTTTTAATAATTCAATGTATCTATGTTTCCTGGAAATGGTTCTCAAAAATCAATACCTTgtgggcttttgtttgcttgtttgctcgcttgtttgttttttaatcatgaCAGTAACTTACTAGAAATGCTTCTGCTCTCTTTACTTACATACCTGTACTTCCTCTGGACTGTGACTTAAGTTCTTTGTCAGGGCTCTAGTGTGAGTAACTGAGGAACTGTTTAAGCAGGATGTAACATAAACAGCTCGTTCCAGTCCCTACCACATTCCATATCACATGACTAAATTTGAACAATCATGTTGTTATTCTTTGGATGACAATGTCGACATTTCTtatctattttaataatattttaatgtaagttattttgaaataaattttattaaaatattattcttgCTTTTGTGATATTGTCATTAAAATAGAGATACACGGACTTGTACGTAACAATTCAGGTGCACTTTACCAAGCAGGAAACTAAAGGAACCTGGTGATATCGGTTTCACATAATGAAGGCTCATCAAAATTCCCCTTGAATTAAAAGAtatactttggggcacctgggtggcttagtgggttaaagccactgccttcagctcaggtcatgatctcggggtcttgggatggagccccgcattggaccctctgctcagcagggagcctgcttcctcctctctctctgcctgtctctctgcctacttgtgatctcagtctgtcaaataaacaaataaaatcttaaaaaaaaagaaatcatactttaaagaaagaaaaagttgaaagtCACTGTTATACACAATAtgatagaaacaaaataaaatacactgaaGATGAGGTATGTGTGGACTCCTGGATGCGACTGAAATCCTTCTGTACATTAAGTCTGCAGGAACCCCTTCAAGCTATGAAATAGCACATAATGGAGATAAACAAGCGTATAATCATATTGAATGTatctaaatatactaaaaaccgaCAGATAAGAAATTATGCCAGAGTGGGAGGTGGATAGCATGTTAAGGTAAGAGAAttatttttggtttaaaaaattgTGAGGGTGGGGtcacctgattggctcagtcagttaagcatctgtttttggctcaggtcatgatctcagggtcctgggatggaactccacatcatgctcccta
Coding sequences within:
- the LOC123949177 gene encoding olfactory receptor 8K3-like — protein: MEKHNQTVLNEFILMGITHRPDLQFPLFGLFLIIYLISVVGNLGMIILTEMDSRLQTPMYFFLKHLAFTDLGYSTAVGPKMLVNFVVGQNTISYCSCAVQLAFFLVFIISELFILSAMSYDRYAAICNPLLYPVIMSQRVCYVLVAVPYLYSTFVSLLVTIKIFSSFFCGYNVISHFYCDSLPLLSLLCSNTHEIELIILVLAGFNLIFSLLIVLVSYLLILVAIIRMNSAEGRHKAFSTCGSHLTVATVFYGTLIFMYVQPESSHSFDTDKVASIFYTLIIPMLNPLIYSLRNKDVKYARQTMWKKLCNLFS